The following proteins are encoded in a genomic region of Streptococcus sp. 29892:
- a CDS encoding uracil-xanthine permease family protein, whose protein sequence is MSTKANLLFDVHEKPAPLQGILLSFQHVFAMFGATILVPLILGMPVSVALFASGVGTLIYQVATQFKVPVYLGSSFAYISAMALAIKEMGGDVSAAQTGILFVGLIYVLIAALVKVIGTKWIDSLLPPIVIGPMIIVIGLGLANSAVTSAGFVADGDWRNVVAAIATFLIAAFVNTKGKGFAKIVPFLIAIIGGYVIAIFLGLVDFKPVLEAAWFELPGFYLPFETGAFKSYNFYFGPEMIAILPIAVVTIAEHIGDHTVLSQICGRQFLKDPGLSRTLIGDGVATAVSAFIGGPANTTYGENTGVIGMTRIASVSVIRNAALIAIAFSFLGKFTALISTIPSAVLGGMSILLYGVIASNGLKVLIESRVDFGQVRNLIIASSMLVLGLGGAVLNIGAITLSGTALSAIVGIVLNLILPKAEKSEK, encoded by the coding sequence ATGAGTACAAAAGCCAATCTTTTGTTTGATGTCCATGAGAAACCAGCACCCTTGCAAGGGATTTTGTTGAGTTTCCAGCACGTGTTCGCTATGTTCGGAGCGACAATCTTGGTGCCACTGATTCTCGGTATGCCCGTTTCCGTGGCTCTCTTTGCATCAGGTGTCGGAACTCTGATTTACCAAGTGGCAACCCAGTTTAAGGTGCCGGTTTACTTGGGTTCATCCTTTGCCTACATTTCGGCTATGGCGCTTGCTATCAAGGAAATGGGTGGCGATGTGTCAGCTGCTCAGACAGGTATTCTCTTCGTCGGTTTGATTTATGTACTGATTGCAGCACTTGTCAAAGTTATCGGTACTAAGTGGATTGATAGCCTCTTGCCACCGATTGTCATCGGTCCTATGATTATCGTTATCGGTCTCGGTCTTGCCAACTCTGCTGTGACTTCGGCAGGCTTTGTCGCAGACGGTGACTGGAGAAATGTCGTAGCGGCTATTGCTACCTTCTTGATTGCGGCTTTTGTCAATACCAAAGGGAAAGGCTTCGCCAAGATTGTTCCCTTCTTGATTGCCATCATCGGTGGTTACGTGATTGCTATCTTCCTTGGTCTAGTTGATTTCAAACCTGTGCTGGAAGCGGCGTGGTTTGAATTGCCAGGTTTCTACCTACCATTTGAAACTGGTGCCTTCAAATCCTACAATTTCTACTTCGGTCCAGAAATGATTGCCATCTTGCCAATCGCAGTGGTGACCATCGCAGAGCATATCGGAGACCACACGGTTCTCAGCCAAATCTGTGGTCGCCAGTTCTTGAAAGATCCAGGTCTCAGCCGTACCTTGATTGGTGACGGTGTGGCGACTGCCGTATCTGCCTTTATCGGTGGACCTGCCAACACGACTTATGGTGAAAATACAGGGGTTATCGGTATGACCCGTATCGCATCGGTATCCGTTATCCGAAACGCTGCCCTGATTGCCATTGCCTTCTCATTCCTAGGCAAATTTACAGCCCTTATCTCTACTATTCCAAGTGCTGTTCTTGGTGGTATGTCCATCTTGCTCTACGGCGTTATCGCCTCAAACGGTTTGAAAGTCTTGATTGAAAGCCGTGTTGATTTCGGTCAAGTCCGCAACCTGATTATCGCAAGCTCCATGTTGGTCTTGGGTCTTGGTGGAGCAGTTCTTAACATCGGTGCCATTACCCTTTCAGGAACAGCCCTCTCAGCCATTGTCGGCATCGTCCTCAACCTCATCTTGCCAAAAGCAGAAAAGTCTGAGAAATAA